A DNA window from Desulfatibacillum aliphaticivorans DSM 15576 contains the following coding sequences:
- the thiL gene encoding thiamine-phosphate kinase — MDISQLGEFGLIHRIAEHLKTPAAGLVKGIGDDAAVFEGPPGWEIVITCDAQVEGVHFLPESMTPDQIGRKAAAINISDIAAMGAQPTFMLVSLGMPKTTPVSFVDGLYQGFKQECDRFGASIIGGNMAHCPERIFIDITLLGQVEKGRALYRSNAKPGDLAAVSGPLGDSAAGLALLLAPEVRVDEKVRASVLKAHFTPNPRVDLGRALSASGLITAALDVSDGAAQDLGHICEESKLGAVLWAEKVPLSQACKEVGKAAGKNPWEFAMFGGEDYELLFTFSEENQPAVQKVLTKAGFSMTIIGRMEEGDPKVRILDADGSAWNPKSTGWTHF; from the coding sequence ATGGACATATCCCAATTGGGCGAGTTTGGCTTGATTCATCGCATCGCCGAACATCTTAAAACTCCGGCCGCCGGGCTTGTTAAAGGCATAGGCGACGACGCCGCCGTGTTTGAAGGGCCTCCCGGCTGGGAGATTGTCATCACCTGCGACGCCCAGGTGGAGGGCGTGCATTTCCTCCCTGAGTCCATGACTCCGGATCAAATTGGCCGCAAAGCCGCCGCCATCAACATCAGCGACATCGCCGCCATGGGCGCCCAACCCACCTTCATGCTCGTTTCCTTGGGTATGCCCAAAACCACGCCGGTTTCCTTTGTGGATGGTTTGTATCAAGGATTCAAACAGGAATGCGACCGCTTTGGCGCTTCCATTATCGGCGGAAACATGGCTCATTGCCCGGAACGCATCTTTATAGACATCACCCTTTTAGGACAGGTGGAAAAGGGCAGGGCGCTTTACCGGTCCAATGCCAAGCCCGGAGACCTGGCTGCCGTCAGCGGCCCTTTGGGCGACTCCGCCGCAGGCCTGGCCCTGCTTCTGGCGCCCGAGGTTCGGGTGGACGAAAAGGTTCGTGCGTCGGTCCTTAAAGCCCACTTTACTCCAAACCCCAGAGTGGATTTGGGGCGCGCGCTCTCCGCATCGGGCCTGATCACCGCCGCCTTGGACGTTAGCGACGGCGCCGCCCAGGATCTGGGCCATATTTGCGAGGAGTCCAAGCTGGGCGCCGTCTTGTGGGCGGAGAAGGTTCCTTTGTCCCAGGCCTGCAAGGAAGTCGGAAAGGCGGCCGGCAAAAATCCATGGGAATTCGCCATGTTCGGCGGCGAGGACTACGAGCTGCTATTCACATTTTCCGAAGAAAATCAGCCGGCCGTCCAAAAAGTTTTGACCAAGGCCGGTTTTTCCATGACCATCATCGGCCGGATGGAAGAGGGCGACCCCAAGGTTCGCATCCTGGATGCCGACGGCTCAGCCTGGAATCCCAAATCCACCGGCTGGACGCATTTTTAG
- a CDS encoding flavodoxin family protein, translated as MYALAVNGSPRRNGNTETLLKHALAPIEAAGWETELLQLGGRPIRGCMACEKCGQRQNLRCVFEDDVFNDIFEKMIKADAIILGSPTYFTDVSAEMKALIDRSGYVALANGGAFAGKIGAAVVAVRRAGAVHVYDTINHMFLMNRMIVPGSIYWNLGVGLEKGDVKSDEEGLLNMKNLGETIAWLGAAMKPNLEGFPKF; from the coding sequence ATGTACGCACTGGCCGTTAACGGAAGCCCGAGAAGAAACGGAAACACGGAGACTCTTTTAAAACACGCCCTGGCTCCCATAGAAGCCGCAGGATGGGAGACGGAGTTGCTTCAACTGGGCGGGAGGCCTATCCGGGGCTGCATGGCCTGTGAAAAATGCGGTCAAAGGCAAAATCTTCGTTGTGTTTTCGAGGACGATGTATTCAATGATATCTTTGAAAAAATGATTAAAGCCGACGCCATTATTTTGGGCTCTCCCACCTACTTCACGGACGTTTCCGCTGAAATGAAAGCCCTGATCGACCGTTCGGGTTACGTGGCCCTGGCCAACGGCGGCGCGTTCGCCGGAAAGATCGGCGCGGCGGTCGTCGCCGTCAGAAGAGCGGGCGCGGTGCACGTGTACGACACCATCAACCATATGTTTCTCATGAACCGCATGATCGTTCCCGGCTCCATTTATTGGAACCTGGGCGTGGGCCTGGAAAAAGGCGATGTGAAGTCCGACGAGGAAGGCCTTTTGAACATGAAAAACCTGGGTGAAACCATAGCCTGGCTGGGCGCGGCCATGAAGCCTAATTTGGAGGGTTTTCCCAAGTTTTAG
- a CDS encoding carboxymuconolactone decarboxylase family protein — translation MARIPLLEKDQADPIMQELYERTEKGGFPVLNLFKAVAHSPKMGRDFLRLGTAILTKGDLDPILRELAILRIGYVNKAHYEFTQHVRIGKKVGVSDEQIQAVKDWKNAAIFTEEEKAVLDYTDDVNLNIRASEEKFQKIKDLFGDRVAVELTLTIAYYGAVSRILESLAIELEPGVARED, via the coding sequence ATGGCCCGCATTCCCCTGTTGGAAAAAGACCAGGCAGACCCCATCATGCAGGAACTCTACGAGAGAACCGAAAAAGGCGGTTTTCCCGTCCTCAACCTGTTTAAGGCCGTGGCTCACAGCCCCAAAATGGGCCGGGATTTTTTGCGTTTGGGCACCGCTATTTTAACCAAAGGCGATTTGGATCCCATTTTGAGGGAGCTTGCCATCCTCCGCATCGGCTACGTCAACAAGGCTCATTATGAATTCACCCAGCATGTGCGCATCGGCAAAAAAGTGGGGGTGTCGGACGAGCAAATCCAAGCGGTCAAGGATTGGAAAAACGCCGCAATCTTCACGGAAGAGGAAAAGGCCGTCCTGGATTACACTGACGACGTAAACTTGAACATCCGGGCCTCTGAAGAGAAATTTCAAAAGATCAAGGACCTGTTTGGCGACCGCGTCGCCGTGGAACTGACCCTGACCATCGCCTATTACGGCGCTGTCTCCCGCATCCTGGAGTCCCTGGCCATCGAACTGGAGCCGGGGGTGGCAAGGGAGGATTAG
- a CDS encoding IS1096 element passenger TnpR family protein produces the protein MPNDTTRKGRWVKIDPRVFVLDVCIFQGPMTQAFMEKNPSICRTIEIRGDQTLEELHIAIFKAFNRKEEHMYEFQLNGEGPMDPKADRYVLPTEHDIDCGGGKPAGTVLQTVGSLDLKKDDIFGYWFDFGDDWFHQINVQEIKPKPGRGKYPRITDRIGASPPQYADWD, from the coding sequence ATGCCAAATGACACTACGCGAAAAGGGAGATGGGTTAAAATTGACCCCAGGGTTTTTGTTTTGGATGTCTGCATTTTTCAAGGCCCCATGACCCAGGCATTCATGGAAAAGAATCCGTCCATTTGCCGCACCATTGAAATTCGCGGCGACCAGACTTTGGAAGAATTGCACATAGCCATTTTCAAGGCATTCAACCGCAAGGAAGAGCATATGTACGAGTTCCAACTTAACGGAGAAGGGCCGATGGACCCCAAAGCCGACAGATATGTCCTGCCCACGGAGCACGACATAGACTGTGGAGGCGGAAAACCGGCCGGAACCGTCCTCCAAACCGTTGGCTCCCTGGACTTGAAAAAGGATGACATTTTTGGCTATTGGTTCGATTTCGGAGACGACTGGTTTCATCAAATCAATGTCCAGGAAATCAAACCCAAGCCGGGTCGGGGAAAATATCCAAGAATTACGGACCGGATCGGGGCAAGCCCGCCCCAGTACGCGGATTGGGATTAG
- a CDS encoding amidase: MKPDNVTSKGVNRRIFLAVCSGLGLASTGLPAALAAVAPDGEAVTLQMMEQAEALAGLSFTLEERREIVERLSYQKQIFKALRDLRLGNQTPSPLHFNPLPAGKGLPDIKSGDSPAPEPRVEGVKSIEDAAFLPVTELSALLAQRQITSLDLTRMYLARLKKFDPVLKCVVTLTEDLAIEQAKRADSERAAGKHRGPLHGIPWGVKDLFATKGIPTSWGMEAYKDRIIDENAAAVERLEKAGAVLAAKLSLGELATGDRWFGGRTRNPWNPKTGSGGSSAGSASAVAAGLVGFALGTETNNSLVGPAMVCGNTGLRPTFGRVSRYGVMTVAWSFDKIGPLCRSAEDCALVLDAIAGRDDRDHSTVDLPCGFNRYPDVRHMKVGYVRELLSMPPQNQYMADILNAHKTALKAIGDLGAQLVPLPPFEPGTFDKLVYSASICMAVEAAAAHEDLMQDLGPEAFKHSNWPERLRAARFIPAVEYVQASRARSVLMQMVEDKMGDVDVLLGRLTVSSLQGNLTGHPELVMPYGLNAQGLPVSIILTGNLHEESKLIALGRALQNKTGHYLRQPPNFT, translated from the coding sequence ATGAAGCCTGACAACGTCACAAGTAAAGGAGTGAATCGCCGTATTTTTCTGGCTGTCTGCTCGGGTTTGGGGCTTGCCTCCACTGGCCTGCCCGCTGCTTTGGCGGCAGTGGCTCCGGACGGAGAAGCCGTTACATTGCAAATGATGGAACAGGCCGAAGCCCTGGCCGGGCTATCCTTTACCCTGGAGGAGCGCCGTGAGATTGTTGAACGGCTGAGTTATCAAAAACAAATATTCAAAGCCCTCAGGGACTTGCGATTAGGCAACCAGACGCCCTCCCCCCTGCACTTCAATCCCCTGCCGGCAGGAAAGGGGCTTCCGGACATAAAATCGGGCGACTCCCCCGCCCCGGAGCCCCGGGTTGAGGGAGTAAAAAGCATTGAAGACGCGGCGTTTTTACCGGTAACTGAATTGTCAGCTCTGCTGGCGCAAAGGCAAATCACCTCCCTGGACCTTACCAGGATGTATCTGGCCCGCTTGAAAAAGTTCGATCCCGTCTTGAAATGCGTGGTAACCCTGACCGAGGATTTAGCCATAGAGCAGGCAAAGCGGGCGGACAGCGAAAGAGCCGCCGGAAAGCATCGAGGGCCTTTGCACGGCATTCCCTGGGGGGTGAAGGACTTGTTTGCAACCAAGGGGATTCCCACATCCTGGGGCATGGAGGCGTACAAGGATCGGATCATCGATGAAAACGCGGCTGCAGTGGAGCGGCTGGAAAAGGCGGGCGCCGTGCTTGCGGCCAAGCTGTCCCTGGGCGAGCTTGCAACGGGAGATCGGTGGTTCGGAGGCAGAACCCGCAATCCATGGAACCCGAAAACCGGCTCAGGAGGCTCCTCGGCCGGCTCGGCCAGCGCCGTTGCAGCCGGTCTGGTCGGGTTCGCCCTTGGCACGGAAACCAACAACTCCCTGGTGGGCCCGGCCATGGTTTGCGGCAATACGGGGCTGCGTCCCACATTCGGCAGGGTCAGCCGCTACGGCGTCATGACCGTGGCCTGGAGCTTCGACAAAATCGGGCCCTTGTGCCGCTCTGCGGAAGACTGCGCGTTGGTCCTGGACGCCATCGCAGGCCGTGACGACCGGGACCACTCCACGGTGGATCTGCCTTGCGGCTTTAATCGATACCCAGACGTCCGGCATATGAAAGTCGGTTACGTCAGGGAACTGCTCAGCATGCCTCCCCAGAATCAATACATGGCGGATATTTTAAACGCGCACAAGACCGCTCTGAAGGCCATTGGGGATTTGGGGGCTCAACTGGTCCCCCTGCCGCCATTCGAACCAGGGACGTTTGATAAACTGGTGTATTCCGCATCCATATGCATGGCGGTGGAAGCCGCGGCAGCCCACGAGGATTTGATGCAGGATCTTGGCCCCGAGGCCTTTAAGCACAGCAACTGGCCGGAACGGCTTCGGGCGGCCCGGTTCATCCCTGCCGTGGAATACGTCCAGGCCAGCCGGGCCAGGTCCGTCCTCATGCAGATGGTGGAGGACAAAATGGGCGATGTGGACGTGTTGCTGGGCAGGTTGACTGTTTCCTCCTTGCAAGGCAATTTAACCGGTCATCCCGAACTGGTCATGCCTTACGGCCTGAACGCCCAAGGCCTGCCTGTGAGCATCATCCTGACCGGAAACCTGCACGAAGAATCCAAGCTCATCGCCTTGGGCCGGGCGCTTCAGAATAAAACCGGGCATTACTTAAGGCAGCCGCCGAACTTCACATAA
- the thiM gene encoding hydroxyethylthiazole kinase, protein MNWNAHGAKILDMIRNSKPLVHHITNLVVMNDTANVTLHIGALPVMAHAVEEMEEMTSIAGALVINIGTLSKHWIEAMFKAGKTANDKGIPIILDPVGAGATSYRTETCHRLLEELSVSVIRGNLGEVSILAGLGGEVKGVESVSAGGDAVDVAKALAAKQNCTVSITGKEDVISDGTRTVLVDNGHEWLTTLTGTGCSSTTAVAAFSAVERIPVTAAACALMCYGLAAEIAAPQAKGPASFKVAFYDALYNLNAEQIEKGGRVREVS, encoded by the coding sequence ATGAACTGGAACGCTCACGGCGCTAAAATTCTCGACATGATCCGGAATTCCAAGCCTTTGGTTCATCACATCACCAATCTGGTGGTGATGAACGACACCGCCAACGTGACCCTGCACATCGGCGCGCTTCCCGTCATGGCCCACGCTGTGGAGGAAATGGAGGAAATGACTTCTATCGCCGGCGCTTTGGTTATAAATATCGGCACGTTGTCCAAACATTGGATCGAGGCGATGTTCAAAGCCGGAAAGACCGCCAACGACAAGGGCATTCCCATTATCCTGGATCCTGTAGGCGCCGGCGCCACCTCGTACCGCACCGAAACCTGCCACCGTTTATTGGAAGAGCTTTCCGTTTCCGTAATTCGCGGCAACCTGGGCGAAGTTTCCATCCTGGCCGGCCTGGGCGGCGAGGTTAAAGGCGTGGAGTCTGTGTCCGCCGGCGGAGACGCCGTGGATGTCGCCAAGGCTTTGGCCGCCAAGCAGAATTGCACGGTTTCCATCACAGGCAAGGAAGACGTCATCTCCGATGGAACCCGAACCGTGCTGGTGGACAACGGCCATGAATGGCTGACCACCCTGACCGGCACTGGATGCAGCTCCACCACGGCGGTTGCGGCTTTTTCCGCCGTGGAAAGAATTCCGGTCACCGCCGCGGCCTGTGCGCTCATGTGCTACGGCCTGGCCGCGGAAATCGCAGCGCCCCAGGCCAAAGGGCCCGCCAGCTTTAAGGTCGCGTTTTATGACGCCCTGTACAATCTCAACGCCGAGCAAATCGAAAAGGGCGGCAGAGTGAGAGAAGTTTCCTGA
- a CDS encoding metallophosphoesterase, producing the protein MAGEFSEEDPASSMERKGDFVQGDKLTVIQRPIHSIPQLCNPGQVFEIWASAPEETTGWQAFLQYEEYSIDLPVTQSAYDETTEWHILNVQAPIPDFYELFDLVVLANGIEADTAVNAVRIEPETDDSWYFIQITDTHLTTHRYSYESGYINDMSELGDFFAVIDDINIINPKFVLHTGDVINEGELEDYLNIGYFSAAKNAMQLLNVPIYLVPGSNDIGGWDATPPPDGTARNNWYDFFGWDILKNPNGLYPYRTQNYSFVYNGVKFIGLEAYENYENFQPDVFGDFSFTIPQMNWLITECGTSESSKVLFYHYDFSNQLNLEVLGVDGALWGHIHADSGSASARPFNLATAKVCDGERSYRLIKVQDGVLTPQDTCQAGSAGQNLTLSYSQPNDGTKYSNTAIIDNNLSLDLEHCLIKFRTPANAVEIQTSYGIISQAAIAGAVKTVYVEAFVPASSEVSITLSSNSGSCDVNSDGRTNLTDAILVLRMLSGFQQEDAIDLNVDVNGDAMLGLEEALAILGIVSH; encoded by the coding sequence ATGGCTGGGGAATTTTCCGAGGAAGATCCGGCCAGTTCCATGGAGAGAAAGGGGGATTTCGTCCAGGGAGACAAACTGACCGTCATTCAACGCCCCATCCACTCCATCCCTCAATTATGCAATCCAGGGCAGGTTTTTGAGATTTGGGCGTCTGCGCCCGAGGAAACCACGGGCTGGCAGGCCTTTTTGCAATACGAAGAGTACTCTATCGACCTGCCTGTTACGCAAAGCGCTTATGACGAAACGACGGAATGGCATATTCTGAACGTGCAGGCGCCGATTCCGGATTTTTATGAATTGTTCGACTTGGTTGTGCTGGCCAATGGAATCGAGGCGGACACGGCGGTCAACGCGGTCCGAATTGAGCCTGAAACGGACGACTCGTGGTATTTCATTCAGATAACCGACACCCACCTGACCACGCACCGGTATTCCTACGAAAGCGGATACATCAACGACATGAGTGAGTTGGGCGACTTTTTCGCCGTGATTGACGATATCAACATCATCAACCCGAAGTTCGTGCTCCATACCGGGGACGTCATCAATGAAGGCGAGTTGGAGGACTATCTGAACATTGGCTATTTTTCTGCTGCCAAAAACGCCATGCAACTGCTGAACGTTCCCATTTACCTGGTTCCCGGCAGCAACGACATCGGAGGATGGGACGCCACACCGCCGCCCGACGGAACCGCCCGCAACAACTGGTACGACTTTTTCGGGTGGGACATCCTGAAAAATCCCAACGGCTTGTATCCCTATCGCACGCAAAACTATTCGTTTGTATACAATGGCGTGAAGTTCATCGGCCTGGAAGCCTATGAAAACTACGAAAACTTTCAGCCGGACGTTTTCGGCGATTTCAGCTTTACAATCCCCCAGATGAACTGGCTGATTACGGAGTGCGGAACCTCCGAAAGCAGCAAAGTCCTGTTTTATCATTATGACTTTTCCAACCAGCTAAATCTTGAAGTCCTGGGCGTGGACGGCGCGTTGTGGGGTCACATCCATGCCGACAGCGGAAGCGCATCGGCCAGGCCTTTTAACCTGGCTACCGCCAAAGTGTGCGACGGCGAAAGATCCTATAGACTGATCAAAGTGCAAGACGGAGTATTGACGCCCCAGGATACATGCCAGGCCGGAAGCGCCGGCCAAAATCTTACTTTGTCCTATTCCCAGCCTAACGACGGGACCAAATACTCCAACACCGCGATCATAGACAATAACCTGTCCCTGGATTTGGAGCACTGCCTGATTAAATTCCGAACGCCCGCTAACGCCGTGGAAATTCAAACGTCCTATGGAATCATCTCCCAGGCGGCCATAGCAGGGGCCGTAAAAACAGTGTATGTAGAGGCTTTTGTTCCGGCTTCCTCCGAAGTGAGCATTACCCTAAGCTCCAATTCGGGGTCCTGCGACGTCAATTCCGACGGCCGAACCAACCTTACGGACGCCATCCTTGTTTTACGGATGTTATCCGGATTTCAGCAAGAGGACGCCATTGACCTGAATGTGGACGTGAATGGAGACGCCATGCTGGGTTTGGAGGAAGCCCTGGCAATTCTTGGCATCGTTTCCCATTGA